ATCGTGGTCTTCGTTCGGCCAGGTGTTGAGATTTTTGATAAACAGGTCGACGGTCCACCGCCCCATCTTGTGCCCGGGGTCGTCGACGGTTGCGATCGTAATGTATTGCGGGAAGTATTCGTTGCGGAGATTGGCCATATGGCGGTAAAAAGATTCGTCCAGCCACAGCCGATGCAGCAGCAGATTCGCAATGACGCTCTCGCGGACTTTTTCTTTCCCGTCTTGATCGACGTAATGCAACAAGTCGAATCGTTCGTACAGGAGACGGTCCTGGACGATATTTTTCGCGGTGTTGTCTTCGCCCTTGCAGTACAACCACAGCGACCACCACTCGCAAGACTTCGTGCCTTCTTTGACTTTGGTTCCCTCGTCGATCAGGCTTCTGTCAATCATTTGCTGCTTATCGGAAACCGAGTCGTCCGCTTGGACGGCCCACAAGCTTCCGTACAGCATAGCGCGGTACTCGCGTTCGTACGCGCGGCCGGCGATCAACTTGGCATATTCGTTAAACGCTTCGCTGTAACGATAATTTTCTCCTCCGGACAACACGCGCGTCCCCAGATCGGTCAGGTTTTGGCCCGCTTCCGTAAACTGCGCGTCCTTGATTTTCCGGATGACCTCCGGATGCTTTTCATTCAGCCACTCTTCGAACGGCGTTTTTCCGATCAACCCTCCGTCGTAAGAGTCGAACATTTGATCCAAGTACTCTTTATACAGGTATTGATATTGTTTTACGCCCGGATCGTTCCTTCCCTCCGGCCAGTAGTCTTCCGGATCGTCGATCATATCCGAGATGCGGTTCAAGAAAGCGGCGGGAGAGCCGTGATTCGGCGTTCCGATAAAAATCACCCGGCGCACTTTGTTCCGAACTTCCGGATGCTTCAACAAATAATAGCGGGTTAACAAGCCGCCCATGCTGTGGGCCACGACATCAAATTTTCCCGGCGGCAATTTCCGGATGGCCTCGGTATAAATTTCGTCGATTTTATCGGCGGTGATATCGTTTTTGCTGTATTCGCCATAGTCGACGCTGACCACTGTCGAACCAAGCGTCTGCACGTAATGATAAAATTCCGATTCCGTCCACGATTTTCCGTTGTCGCTGTACCCGTGAACGAACAAAATGGGAATCGGTTCGACCGTGCGGTAAGGGACGATCTCCGCGCGGGCTTCCGGCAATCGAACCGGACCGATCAACATCAACATGGCCATGAACATCGAGATCAAACGTTTCATGGAAACCTCCGTGTTAGCGATTGACGACATATTTCATATTGACGGAATCCCACATGCCGTAATTGGTGACCACGACTTTGGAGCGGATTTTCAGACGGTCCTTTTCGGCCGATTTTTCGAATACCGCTTTTTCGCCGGGAGCCAACCGCTTCACTTGCTGATCGAATTCCACCTGGATATCGCCGTTGTCGTTCAGCAGGGAGGCGATCATCGTTTGGCCGTTAAACAATCGGGCTTCGTTAACGAAGAAATAATCGGGAGCTTCGGAATCCGAATCCGGTTGTTCGAAAGGCGTAAAGCCGATCCGGGCCTGGTCTTTGGTCCGGTAAATGTTTTCTTTAACCAACACGTCCAGCGAATGAATATCTTGCACGACCACCAGATTGTCGTCTTTTTGCGGGATATGGTCTTCCGAATAATAGTACATGGACTTCGTTTCCGGATTAAACGTGGCTAGCCGTTCCCCAAGATCGCCCACCCGTCTGCCGTACAGAAGGTCGGTGTTTATTTCTCCGACATGAACGACGGCGATTTTTGTCTGATAGGTCAATCTGCTTTCGACGACATCTTCTTTATTTTTCCACCATTCGTCGTATTGCTGTTCGAGCTGCCGCTTCAGCTCGCTTTCGCCGGGCGTATGGTTTTGGGCCGATACGGCCGAACGCTTCTCCACTTGAAAGAAGACAAAAGCGCCGGCGAGCAAAACGAAAAAAACCGTGATAGACGCGATGCGATGCCACATATGCTTACAGTCTCCTTAGCTCCAGAAATGTACGCAGGCGTATCCGAACAGCAATACGGCCAGGCCCATATAGACGGCTGTATGCAGGCTGACAAAGGGCGCAGAATATTCCGGATCGGGCAGCGCCTGCGCCGGCTGCGGCTGTTCCGCCGATGGCGCGGACACGTCCGCTTGCAGCGCAGACTCCGGTTCTTTCTCCCGCAGAAGCGTGCCGCACTGGGAGCAATAGGTTCCGTTTTCTTGCGATGACGAACAGTTTGGACAGATCATGACAGCCTCCGCCTGATATGCGCTGGATTTTGGAAACAGACCCATAATCGAATGTGCACCTACAGATGCTGTAGATGCACATGATGAAAATCGGATTTTTCCAAGTATGATGTTACGAATTCAAGCTGTGGTTGTTGGACCATTCGGCAGCCTCGAATTTCATAAAATGATAGCCGGCCGCGATATAAATAACGGATTCGATGATTTGATACAACGAGAAGCTTTTAAACGGAAACAACACGTAAAACACATAGCCCCACAGCGCATAGGGAAGGTATTTTTTATGTTCGGCCGCGAGCGTCAGGAATATGCCGGCAAGAAACGAATAATGCCCGATCGGGTATAGAAGCGAAATAGATGCATCCAATTGGATTAAAATGTCATTCAACAACAGGACGCCCAAACCGCCGAACAATATGTACAAATGATACGGCAGCAGCACATTGACGATACGGAACGATCTCACCCAAATGGTATATTCGCGGATGACGTTTGCAAATTGCTTCATTCGCCGATCCCTTCTTTCGCCGCAGCCTGCGAGGTTCCGCAATGAACGCAAAATTTGGCTCCCGCCTCCAGCGGGTTCTTGCAAACCGCGCAAAGAGCCGGATCATCCGCGCCTTCGACATTCGATTGCGGTTCCTTCGCCGGCGTCTCCAATTTGCGGCCGCAGGAAGAACAGAAAAGCGCATCCGCCGGTACCGTAGTGCCGCATTCACACTGCTTTTCATTTTTAATTTCTCTGATTTTTTGTTTTAAAACCTCGATTTCTTTCTGAATTTCAATGACTTTTCCGGAATATTCGGCGATATTCGGTTCGGCGGACTGCAGGTCCCCCGTAACATAAGCATCGAAGACCCGTTTGCCTAGCTGCTGGTACAGATTCGCGATTTCCTTTTCTTTACCGGAAATCTGGGCATGGATCCTTGTGATTTCAACCGTTTGCTGGGCTTTGTCAGCCGCGCTGAGAGCACTTTCTTTGATCTTCTTAAAAAGGCTCATTCCTCTTCCCCCATCTGGCGCTTAAACTGTTACCCGAAAATCATTTTTCATCATATCAGAATCAACATGAAATTCAAGCTTTTTTGCCGAATAAAAAAAGGATCGCCCGTTGAACCGGAAGATCCTTATTCGACGTGCCGCTTATGCGGGGATCACTTAACGGGAAGGGCCACCCAATGTCCTTTGGACACTTCGACAAGTTCCGAGTTTTCCAGATTGTACTTGTCGCCTTCCGTCTGCTCGTCCATCAGCACTCTTTTCTTTTTCGACTCGATCCGCGGATCGGGAACCGGAATAGCGGCCAACAACGTCTTCGTGTATTCGTGCTGCGGATTGGAATACAGCTCTTCGCTTTCGGCCAGCTCGACAATTTTCCCCATATACATCACGGCTACGCGGTCGCTGATATGCTTGACCATGGACAGATCGTGCGCGATGAACAGGTAAGTCAGACCGAGCCGGTGCTGCAGCTCTTCGAGCAGCTTGACGACCTGCGACTGAATCGAGACGTCGAGAGCGGATAGAGGCTCGTCGCACACAATAAATTTGGGGTCGACCGCAAGAGCGCGGGCGATTCCGATCCGCTGGCGCTGCCCGCCGGAGAACTCGTGCGGATAACGCATGGCGAAGGACGGGTCCAGCCCAACCATATCGAGCAATTCCTCGACCCGCTTCTTCCGTTCCTGCTTGCTCGCCGTCAGTTTTTGGACATCAAGGGCTTCGCCGATAATATCCAGAACCTTCATCCGGGGATTAAGCGACGCGTAAGGGTCCTGGAAGATCATTTGCATGTAACGGCGCATGATCTTCATCTCTCTCGAGGACAACCGGTTAACCGACATCCCCTCGTACAGCACCTCTCCGCCGGTCGGCTCGTGCAGCCGCAAGATCGTCCGTCCCGTCGTCGACTTGCCGCAGCCGGATTCGCCTACGACGCCGAGCGTCTCACCTTTGTTGATGTGGAAGCTGACGCCGTTCACCGCTTTGAGGATGTTCCCTTTTCCCAGGTCAAAATACTTCTTAAGCGACCGGACTTCGATAAACGGCCGGTCGTCCGGCTTGGTCCATACAAGCGGCGCCGGCTTCGGTTTCTTTTTCTCGTCCAGACGCGGCAGCGCGTTTAACAGTTTGAGCGTATACGGATGCCGGGGATTCTCAAAAATCTCTTCCGTCGTTCCCGTCTCTACGATTTCTCCGTCCTTCATGACGACAACGCGGTCGCACATGCCGGCCACAACGCCGAGGTCGTGCGTGATCAAAATAATGGAAGTCCCGAACCGCTGCTGCATATTTTTCATCAGATTCAGAATCTGGGCCTGAATCGTCACGTCAAGCGCCGTCGTCGGTTCGTCCGCAATCAGCAAGGCCGGACGGCAAGCCAGCGCCATGGCAATCATCACCCGCTGCCGCATGCCGCCGGAGAACTCGTGCGGGTATTGATGGTAACGGGCTTCGCTGTTTCGGATGCCGACCAATTTCAGCATGTCGATCGCTTGCTTTTCCGCTTCTTTCTTGGACAATCCCTGATGCTTGATCAAGCTCTCCGATATTTGCTTCCCGATTTTAATCGTAGGGTTGAGAGAAGTCATCGGGTCCTGGAAAATCATGCCGATGTCCCGGCCCCGGATGTTTTCCATTTCTTTCTCGGTTTTGTGAGCCAGGTTCTCGCCCAGGAAAATAATTTCTCCTTCTTTAAGAAATGAAGGTGGAGAAGGGAGCAATCGCATAATGGACCGGGCAGTCACGCTCTTGCCGCTTCCCGATTCGCCTACAATTCCCAACGTCTCTCCCTTTTTTATATCGAAGCTTACGCCGCGCACGGCCCGGACTTCTTCACCGCGGGATTGAAAGGATACGGACAAATTTTTTACTTGTAGAATGGGCTCCATTTTTCTCTCACCTGCTATTGACTTTAAAAAGATGCTAAAATAAAATATACAATACTGATCGGATTTATGCAATTTAAACAACCCGGGAGGAGAACGTTGTGGGGACGGAAGCAGCCAGAAAGTTCGATTTGACAGCCATCATCAGCAGAGCCTACAGCAAAATGTTCTTGTATCCTCCGTACAGATATCTGATTCTATTATTGGGGGCTCCCGTTCATCTCGTTGTATGGCTCGTGTATTTATACAAGAGAAGAACGGATTCGTACTCGTCCGAATTGGCCAAAACCAAACTTGAACTGATCGCTTCCAATTATAAGGAAGAACTTCGGGCGGAATTAAAGGAGCAACTGCTGCGAAAGCACCGTTTCTTCGGCCAGCAGGTCAGTCAGCGGGAGCTGGACCGGCAAGTCGAAAAGTTGACGGAAGCGCAGTTTCGCGCAGCAGTCATCGAGCGAACCGAACAGAAGCTGCAGCAAGGCCAACTGAAAAGATTGAGCTTCGCCGACACCTTCAAGTCGCTTATCGAGCATCCGTTGTTTTTGATCGTATCGTTTATCCCCGGATTGCTCATGTATGTGCTGCTGTTTCTCTATAGCAATCCGTACCTGAAATACATTTTCGAAAGACTCGTCATGAGCGTGTTCGTCATTTTTGGCGTGGCCGTTATCGTCTTTACGATTTTGTATCTGTCGCCCTTTGATCCGGCCGCCAACATCCTGGGCGAAACCGCGACGAACGAGCAGATCGCCGCGTTCAACAAAATGTACGGACTTGATCAGTCCTATATCGTTCAACTGTGGAACAACATCAAAGGTATTTTCACCTTCGATCTGGGCAAATCGTTCTCCGGGAACGAGGAGATTACGTCGACCATCGCCAGGAAGTTCCCGATCACGCTGACGCTGGCGGTTATCTCGCTGCTTCTGGCTATGGCGATCGCATTGCCGATCGGGATCGTCTCCGCCGTTAAACGCAATTCGTTCTTCGATTATACGTTTATGTTTATCGCTCTGGTCGGCTTGTCGATTCCGAACTTTTGGCAAGGCCTTATTTTCATATTGACGTTCTCGATCAAGCTCCACTGGTTGCCGGCGACCTACAGTCCGCAAAACTGGCTGTCCATCATCATGCCGGTTGTCGTGCTGGGCACGGGCTTAACGGCCGCCGTAGCCAGAATGACGAGGTCCTCCACTTTGGAGGTTATCAACGAAGATTATATGATGACCGCCAGAGCGAAAGGTCTGAGCCGGAGACAAGTGCTGCTGAAGCATGCCGTGCGCAATGCGATCATTCCGATCATCACCGTCATCGGCCTGCAGTTCGGCGGTATGCTGGGCGGCGCATCCGTGACGGAAAAAGTTTTTAACATCAGCGGGATCGGCAGCTATATCGTAGACAAGCAATTTATCCCGGATATTCCCGCCATCATGGGCGGTGTCGTGTATACGGCGATCACCATTTCGATCGTCAATGTTGTGGTCGACATTTTATACGCATTTTTCGACCCCAGAATCCGATCGAAGTTGAAACAATACTAAAGCGGGTGCCATCATGACAACGACGTATGCTGCCAAACAGGAAACCCAGTACAAGCTTAAAGCTTCACAGGAGTACAGTCAAGCCAACTTCGCTTGGATTGTATCCTTGATCTTGTCTGCGATCCTGTTGTTCAACAGTTACGATTTCACGGACAAGACCGTTCGTTCCTATGTTTTCGCCGCGTTTTTGGCTTATGCGATTTTTACAGTTCTGCAAATCGCCATAACGGCAATGATCCGTAAAGATATTCTGGCTCACGGTTATATCAGGAACTCGACAAGAGCTTTGGGATATGTGCAACTGCTCGGTATATTGACGGCCAATCTGTTCGTGGTCACGGCCGCCTTCAACCTGATCAAAAAACAGAAAACTCCCGAATATACGCTCGCCGTATATACGGTGCTTACCGGGCTGTTTGTCATTGCGGTATCGGCGTTGAATTTGTTCAAGCCGTATGTCGCCAATTTGTTTCTGGAATCGATGTACGTTCTGTTGGCGATCACGGTGTTTCACGTTGTCGCTTTTTTGCTTGTGTCGAAACATGTTAAGGGACATCACGTTCCTTCGGGGATGAAGTTTCTGGCCTATCCGCTCATGCTGACCGCTGTCACCGGCAATTTGTTTGCGCTGCTGCTCGGACTGAACCTGCTTGCCAAAATCCGCAAGCACGGCAGTCCGGCTACGGCGAAATGGGAAGACGTATGGGAACGGCTTACGCGGAACACCACATCGATGTTGGGCTTGTTCTTTATCGTTTTTCTGTTTTCCATATCCGTTTGCAGCTACTTTACGTTCAGCTACAGCGTGGCCATCAACAACAATTACGGGGCGATCCTTCAATCCCCCAGCCTGGCGTATCCGTTCGGAACGGACAACTTTGGCCGATGCCTGTTTTCCAGAATCGTGTTCGGCGCCCGGATCTCGCTGATTGTCGGTGTCATCTCCACGGCCATTCCTCTGGTGATCGGAGGCATACTCGGCGCGATCTCCGGATATTACGGCCGGCACACCGACAACATCATCATGCGGCTTCTGGACATTCTGTACGCCATCCCGGGCATACTGCTCGCCATCGCGATTATCGCCGCGTTCGGCGCGAACACGGTCAACCTGATTCTGGCGCTTAGCGTCGGGGCGATTCCGACCTATGCCCGAACCATGAGGGCCAATGTCCTGCAAGTGTCCACCTTCGAGTTCGTGGAAGCGGCGCGGGCGTTCGGCGCCGGGAACTTGCCCATTATATTCAAGCATATCGTGCCCAACTCGCTTGCGCCGATGATCGTCAAATCGACATTAACGATCGGCAGCGCCGTCATTTCCACGAGCAGCCTGAGCTTCTTGGGACTCGGCGTGGAGCCTCATATTCCGGAGTGGGGAAACATTCTGAAGCTGGGAAGCACATACCTGGAGTCCCATCCTTATCTGGCTATTTATCCGGGGCTCGCCATTATGCTGCTGGTCTTGTCCTTTAACTTTCTGGGAGATGGGCTGCGGGACGCGCTCGATCCGAAGACGGACTAACAACAACCCAACTCTGGTGATCCGTCCCTTTGCGGATTTCTCATAAAAATAAATATCATTCTTAGGAGGAGAGAGAAATGAAAAAACGCTCTTTATTCACCCTCGGGCTCGCTCTGATGCTCACCATGAGCGCATGCTCCGTGAAGACGGAAAAAGACGCCGCCGAGAACAACACGGACTCGTCCCAACCGGCCGAGCAATCCGGAATCACGATCGAATTGCTGGGCATGAGCTCGGGCGAATCCGACATCAACATTATCCGGGACCAGCTCACCAAAAACGGCTTTAACGTGAAGCTGAACATTCAGCCCGACTACGGCAGCTTCAAGGCCCAACAAGATGCGGGCAACTTCGATATTGCTCTGTCGAGCTGGACGACCGTTACCGGCAACCCCGACTATGCGGTCCGTTCCCTGTTCAAAACCGGCGGCGACTACAGCATTCTGTCCGATCCGGAGATCGACAAGCTGATCGACGAAGCCGCGACGCAAACTCCCGATCAATTTGTCGAGACGTACAAAAAATTCGAACAGCGCCTTGTCACCGACAAAGCGTATATCGTACCGTTGTACAATTCGTTGAAGAGCCAGGCGTTCAACAAGGAAGTCGTCGACGAGAAATCGATCCGGTTGTCCAAGTCCCGTTCCCTGCCGTGGGAAGAGCTTGATTTTGTAGACAAGTCCAAGCGCGACAACACGGCTCTGGTTCTGCAGCAAGCTTCTTCCACATTGACGTCGCTTGACCCGATCAAAGGCAACGACGGGTCCATCAACATGCTGAACACGAATATGTACGTTCGCCTGGTCAACCTGACCGATGACGACGTCATTACGTCCAAAGGCTCGCTGTCGCTCAACCACACCATCGCCGAGGGGAACTCCGAATACTACTTCATTCTCCGCGACGATATCAACTTCGCCAAAGTCGAGAACAAGCTTGCCGTTGATTCGGGCGAGCGCGTAGGCGCGGAAGACGTTGTCTTCTCCCTGCTGCGGGCGAAAGACAAAAATTCCGTACCGGATCACCGCACGTACACGCTGCATGAGCATATTAAAAACGTCGAGATCGTAACCGACCTGCAAGCTCTGGAGTCCGTGAAGCAATCCGGCGGCAACGGAACCGTCAAGGAAGCGCTGGAAAAAGGGCTGAACACGAAAATTTCCGCGCTGGTTGCCGATAAAAATCAAGCCAACAACAAGGAAGGCAAATATCAAGTGGTCAAACTGACCACAACCGAGCCGTTCCCGCAAGTCCTGAACTACCTGGCGCACCAATCGGCAGGTATCGTGTCCAAGAAACAAGTCGAAAAAATCAATACGTATAACGTCGCAACGTTCGACAAAAATAAAGACATCCCGTACGGGGACCAAAACACGGTAACCGAAGGCGACAAATACAACAATACGCTGTATGCAAGCGGTCCGTATATTCTGGCTTACAAAAACGACTATGAGGCTGTCTTCTACAAAAACCCCGGCTACATGAAGGGAACCGAACATGAGCCGAGAATCTCGAAAATTACCGTCCGCTTCATCAAGGATGCGGACAGCGCGCTCTCCGCGCTGCGCAGCGGCGAGATTCATGTGTACTACGGCGTTCCGGAAACGAAGTACGACATTGTCAAAGGCGACAGCAAGCTGAAGCTGCAAACGATCCCGAGCAACGCCGTATCCTATCTGCTGTTCAACACCAAAAATCGGGAAGTCGCCAAGAGCGAGGATCTGAGAAAAGCTGTGCTTTACTCGATCAACCAGGACGAAATCCTGCAGTTCTACAAAAACAATAAACTCAAAGCCTTCTCGACCCTCAGCCCGCTTGTGAAAACCGGCAATGAGCTGAAGGCCGATCCGGCAAAAGTAAAGGAATTCTTGCAGAAATACAAAGAAAGCGCGAATAAATAAAGTTCGCGCGAATAATCGAACCCCGAATGACGTTAAGTCGTTCGGGGTTCTTTTTGATTTCCTCTTGAAGCGGGAACAAGTCTCGTGTTATAGTCATTGGAAATATTTTTCGTAGGGGGCTTGGAATATGGGT
This Paenibacillus thermoaerophilus DNA region includes the following protein-coding sequences:
- a CDS encoding zinc ribbon domain-containing protein, giving the protein MSLFKKIKESALSAADKAQQTVEITRIHAQISGKEKEIANLYQQLGKRVFDAYVTGDLQSAEPNIAEYSGKVIEIQKEIEVLKQKIREIKNEKQCECGTTVPADALFCSSCGRKLETPAKEPQSNVEGADDPALCAVCKNPLEAGAKFCVHCGTSQAAAKEGIGE
- a CDS encoding ABC transporter ATP-binding protein, whose product is MEPILQVKNLSVSFQSRGEEVRAVRGVSFDIKKGETLGIVGESGSGKSVTARSIMRLLPSPPSFLKEGEIIFLGENLAHKTEKEMENIRGRDIGMIFQDPMTSLNPTIKIGKQISESLIKHQGLSKKEAEKQAIDMLKLVGIRNSEARYHQYPHEFSGGMRQRVMIAMALACRPALLIADEPTTALDVTIQAQILNLMKNMQQRFGTSIILITHDLGVVAGMCDRVVVMKDGEIVETGTTEEIFENPRHPYTLKLLNALPRLDEKKKPKPAPLVWTKPDDRPFIEVRSLKKYFDLGKGNILKAVNGVSFHINKGETLGVVGESGCGKSTTGRTILRLHEPTGGEVLYEGMSVNRLSSREMKIMRRYMQMIFQDPYASLNPRMKVLDIIGEALDVQKLTASKQERKKRVEELLDMVGLDPSFAMRYPHEFSGGQRQRIGIARALAVDPKFIVCDEPLSALDVSIQSQVVKLLEELQHRLGLTYLFIAHDLSMVKHISDRVAVMYMGKIVELAESEELYSNPQHEYTKTLLAAIPVPDPRIESKKKRVLMDEQTEGDKYNLENSELVEVSKGHWVALPVK
- a CDS encoding ABC transporter permease, with the translated sequence MFLYPPYRYLILLLGAPVHLVVWLVYLYKRRTDSYSSELAKTKLELIASNYKEELRAELKEQLLRKHRFFGQQVSQRELDRQVEKLTEAQFRAAVIERTEQKLQQGQLKRLSFADTFKSLIEHPLFLIVSFIPGLLMYVLLFLYSNPYLKYIFERLVMSVFVIFGVAVIVFTILYLSPFDPAANILGETATNEQIAAFNKMYGLDQSYIVQLWNNIKGIFTFDLGKSFSGNEEITSTIARKFPITLTLAVISLLLAMAIALPIGIVSAVKRNSFFDYTFMFIALVGLSIPNFWQGLIFILTFSIKLHWLPATYSPQNWLSIIMPVVVLGTGLTAAVARMTRSSTLEVINEDYMMTARAKGLSRRQVLLKHAVRNAIIPIITVIGLQFGGMLGGASVTEKVFNISGIGSYIVDKQFIPDIPAIMGGVVYTAITISIVNVVVDILYAFFDPRIRSKLKQY
- a CDS encoding ABC transporter permease → MTTTYAAKQETQYKLKASQEYSQANFAWIVSLILSAILLFNSYDFTDKTVRSYVFAAFLAYAIFTVLQIAITAMIRKDILAHGYIRNSTRALGYVQLLGILTANLFVVTAAFNLIKKQKTPEYTLAVYTVLTGLFVIAVSALNLFKPYVANLFLESMYVLLAITVFHVVAFLLVSKHVKGHHVPSGMKFLAYPLMLTAVTGNLFALLLGLNLLAKIRKHGSPATAKWEDVWERLTRNTTSMLGLFFIVFLFSISVCSYFTFSYSVAINNNYGAILQSPSLAYPFGTDNFGRCLFSRIVFGARISLIVGVISTAIPLVIGGILGAISGYYGRHTDNIIMRLLDILYAIPGILLAIAIIAAFGANTVNLILALSVGAIPTYARTMRANVLQVSTFEFVEAARAFGAGNLPIIFKHIVPNSLAPMIVKSTLTIGSAVISTSSLSFLGLGVEPHIPEWGNILKLGSTYLESHPYLAIYPGLAIMLLVLSFNFLGDGLRDALDPKTD
- a CDS encoding ABC transporter substrate-binding protein, encoding MKKRSLFTLGLALMLTMSACSVKTEKDAAENNTDSSQPAEQSGITIELLGMSSGESDINIIRDQLTKNGFNVKLNIQPDYGSFKAQQDAGNFDIALSSWTTVTGNPDYAVRSLFKTGGDYSILSDPEIDKLIDEAATQTPDQFVETYKKFEQRLVTDKAYIVPLYNSLKSQAFNKEVVDEKSIRLSKSRSLPWEELDFVDKSKRDNTALVLQQASSTLTSLDPIKGNDGSINMLNTNMYVRLVNLTDDDVITSKGSLSLNHTIAEGNSEYYFILRDDINFAKVENKLAVDSGERVGAEDVVFSLLRAKDKNSVPDHRTYTLHEHIKNVEIVTDLQALESVKQSGGNGTVKEALEKGLNTKISALVADKNQANNKEGKYQVVKLTTTEPFPQVLNYLAHQSAGIVSKKQVEKINTYNVATFDKNKDIPYGDQNTVTEGDKYNNTLYASGPYILAYKNDYEAVFYKNPGYMKGTEHEPRISKITVRFIKDADSALSALRSGEIHVYYGVPETKYDIVKGDSKLKLQTIPSNAVSYLLFNTKNREVAKSEDLRKAVLYSINQDEILQFYKNNKLKAFSTLSPLVKTGNELKADPAKVKEFLQKYKESANK